A stretch of the Melanotaenia boesemani isolate fMelBoe1 chromosome 24, fMelBoe1.pri, whole genome shotgun sequence genome encodes the following:
- the LOC121635381 gene encoding transmembrane protein 47-like translates to MSSAVTETEESAHSSPLTPLKLVGLVCVFLALCLDVGAVMSPAWVTADDQYYLSLWESCWKPASIDNWQCSSTLGSDWQVATLALLLGGGALVLMSFLVALVAVCIGTRRRFYAPVAFMLFAAVVLQACCLVLYPIKFIESINLRIYHEFNWGYGLAWGGTIFSFGGGILYCLNPKNYEEYY, encoded by the exons ATGTCCTCGGCTGTCACCGAGACGGAGGAGTCGGCGCACAGCTCGCCGCTGACGCCGCTGAAGCTGGTCGGGCTGGTGTGCGTCTTCTTGGCGCTCTGCCTGGACGTGGGGGCCGTGATGAGCCCCGCGTGGGTGACTGCCGACGACCAGTACTACCTTTCCCTGTGGGAGTCCTGCTGGAAGCCGGCGAGCATCGACAACTGGCAGTGCAGCAGCACGCTGGGTTCAG ACTGGCAGGTTGCCACACTGGCTCTGTTGCTAGGGGGCGGAGCCTTGGTGCTGATGTCATTTCTGGTAGCTTTGGTTGCCGTGTGCATCGGCACAAGACGGCGGTTCTACGCTCCCGTTGCCTTCATGCTCTTTGCTGCAG TTGTGCTGCAGGCCTGCTGCTTGGTCCTCTACCCCATCAAGTTCATCGAGAGCATCAACCTGAGGATCTATCATGAGTTCAACTGGGGCTATGGTCTGGCGTGGGGAGGGACCATCTTCTCCTTTGGTGGAGGAATTCTCTACTGCCTCAACCCCAAGAACTACGAGGAGTACTATTAA